In one Trichosurus vulpecula isolate mTriVul1 chromosome 8, mTriVul1.pri, whole genome shotgun sequence genomic region, the following are encoded:
- the TPM1 gene encoding tropomyosin alpha-1 chain isoform X1 — translation MDAIKKKMQMLKLDKENALDRAEQAEADKKAAEDRSKQLEDELVSLQKKLKGTEDELDKYSEALKDAQEKLELAEKKATDAEADVASLNRRIQLVEEELDRAQERLATALQKLEEAEKAADESERGMKVIESRAQKDEEKMEIQEIQLKEAKHIAEDADRKYEEVARKLVIIESDLERAEERAELSEGKCAELEEELKTVTNNLKSLEAQAEKYSQKEDKYEEEIKVLSDKLKEAETRAEFAERSVTKLEKSIDDLEDELYAQKLKYKAISEELDHALNDMTSI, via the exons ATGGATGCCATCAAGAAGAAGATGCAGATGCTGAAGCTGGACAAGGAGAATGCCTTGGACCGGGCTGAGCAGGCGGAGGCGGATAAGAAGGCGGCGGAGGACCGCAGCAAGCAG CTGGAGGACGAGCTGGTCTCCCTGCAAAAGAAGCTGAAGGGCACTGAGGATGAGCTGGACAAGTATTCTGAGGCCCTTAAAGACGCCCAAGAGAAATTGGAGCTGGCAGAGAAAAAGGCGACAGAT GCTGAAGCTGATGTAGCTTCTTTGAACAGACGTATCCAGCTGGTTGAGGAAGAGTTGGACAGAGCTCAGGAGCGCTTGGCAACTGCCCTGCAGAAATTGGAGGAGGCTGAAAAGGCAGCAGATGAGAGTGAGAG AGGAATGAAGGTCATTGAAAGCAGAGCCCAGAAGgatgaggagaaaatggaaattcaGGAGATTCAACTTAAAGAGGCCAAGCACATTGCTGAGGATGCCGACCGCAAGTATGAAGAG GTGGCCCGGAAACTGGTCATCATTGAGAGTGACCTGGAGCGTGCAGAAGAGCGTGCTGAGCTCTCAGAAGG CAAATGTGCCGAGCTTGAAGAAGAGTTGAAAACTGTGACGAACAACCTGAAGTCACTGGAGGCTCAGGCTGAGAAG TACTCACAAAAGGAAGACAaatatgaagaggaaatcaaggtCCTTTCTGACAAACTGAAAGAG GCTGAGACTCGGGCTGAATTTGCTGAGAGGTCAGTAACCAAATTGGAAAAGAGCATTGATGACTTAGAAG ATGAGCTATATGCTCAGAAGCTGAAGTATAAAGCAATCAGTGAAGAGCTGGACCACGCTCTCAACGACATGACTTCAAT ATAA
- the TPM1 gene encoding tropomyosin alpha-1 chain isoform X2: protein MDAIKKKMQMLKLDKENALDRAEQAEADKKAAEDRSKQLEDELVSLQKKLKGTEDELDKYSEALKDAQEKLELAEKKATDAEADVASLNRRIQLVEEELDRAQERLATALQKLEEAEKAADESERGMKVIESRAQKDEEKMEIQEIQLKEAKHIAEDADRKYEEVARKLVIIESDLERAEERAELSEGKCAELEEELKTVTNNLKSLEAQAEKYSQKEDKYEEEIKVLSDKLKEAETRAEFAERSVTKLEKSIDDLEEKVAHAKEENLSMHQMLDQTLLELNNM, encoded by the exons ATGGATGCCATCAAGAAGAAGATGCAGATGCTGAAGCTGGACAAGGAGAATGCCTTGGACCGGGCTGAGCAGGCGGAGGCGGATAAGAAGGCGGCGGAGGACCGCAGCAAGCAG CTGGAGGACGAGCTGGTCTCCCTGCAAAAGAAGCTGAAGGGCACTGAGGATGAGCTGGACAAGTATTCTGAGGCCCTTAAAGACGCCCAAGAGAAATTGGAGCTGGCAGAGAAAAAGGCGACAGAT GCTGAAGCTGATGTAGCTTCTTTGAACAGACGTATCCAGCTGGTTGAGGAAGAGTTGGACAGAGCTCAGGAGCGCTTGGCAACTGCCCTGCAGAAATTGGAGGAGGCTGAAAAGGCAGCAGATGAGAGTGAGAG AGGAATGAAGGTCATTGAAAGCAGAGCCCAGAAGgatgaggagaaaatggaaattcaGGAGATTCAACTTAAAGAGGCCAAGCACATTGCTGAGGATGCCGACCGCAAGTATGAAGAG GTGGCCCGGAAACTGGTCATCATTGAGAGTGACCTGGAGCGTGCAGAAGAGCGTGCTGAGCTCTCAGAAGG CAAATGTGCCGAGCTTGAAGAAGAGTTGAAAACTGTGACGAACAACCTGAAGTCACTGGAGGCTCAGGCTGAGAAG TACTCACAAAAGGAAGACAaatatgaagaggaaatcaaggtCCTTTCTGACAAACTGAAAGAG GCTGAGACTCGGGCTGAATTTGCTGAGAGGTCAGTAACCAAATTGGAAAAGAGCATTGATGACTTAGAAG AGAAAGTGGCACATGCCAAGGAAGAAAACCTTAGTATGCATCAGATGCTGGATCAGACTTTACTGGAGTTAAACAACATGTGA
- the TPM1 gene encoding tropomyosin alpha-1 chain isoform X4: MDAIKKKMQMLKLDKENALDRAEQAEADKKAAEDRSKQLEDELVSLQKKLKGTEDELDKYSEALKDAQEKLELAEKKATDAEADVASLNRRIQLVEEELDRAQERLATALQKLEEAEKAADESERGMKVIESRAQKDEEKMEIQEIQLKEAKHIAEDADRKYEEVARKLVIIESDLERAEERAELSEGKCAELEEELKTVTNNLKSLEAQAEKYSQKEDKYEEEIKVLSDKLKEAETRAEFAERSVTKLEKSIDDLEDKFLCFTSLKTPSSSWMFHLSELCSFSQVYCCVLQLTLTLSSFSILPQGKALTVPSIVQKLYLSM, translated from the exons ATGGATGCCATCAAGAAGAAGATGCAGATGCTGAAGCTGGACAAGGAGAATGCCTTGGACCGGGCTGAGCAGGCGGAGGCGGATAAGAAGGCGGCGGAGGACCGCAGCAAGCAG CTGGAGGACGAGCTGGTCTCCCTGCAAAAGAAGCTGAAGGGCACTGAGGATGAGCTGGACAAGTATTCTGAGGCCCTTAAAGACGCCCAAGAGAAATTGGAGCTGGCAGAGAAAAAGGCGACAGAT GCTGAAGCTGATGTAGCTTCTTTGAACAGACGTATCCAGCTGGTTGAGGAAGAGTTGGACAGAGCTCAGGAGCGCTTGGCAACTGCCCTGCAGAAATTGGAGGAGGCTGAAAAGGCAGCAGATGAGAGTGAGAG AGGAATGAAGGTCATTGAAAGCAGAGCCCAGAAGgatgaggagaaaatggaaattcaGGAGATTCAACTTAAAGAGGCCAAGCACATTGCTGAGGATGCCGACCGCAAGTATGAAGAG GTGGCCCGGAAACTGGTCATCATTGAGAGTGACCTGGAGCGTGCAGAAGAGCGTGCTGAGCTCTCAGAAGG CAAATGTGCCGAGCTTGAAGAAGAGTTGAAAACTGTGACGAACAACCTGAAGTCACTGGAGGCTCAGGCTGAGAAG TACTCACAAAAGGAAGACAaatatgaagaggaaatcaaggtCCTTTCTGACAAACTGAAAGAG GCTGAGACTCGGGCTGAATTTGCTGAGAGGTCAGTAACCAAATTGGAAAAGAGCATTGATGACTTAGAAG ATAAATTTCTTTGCTTCACCTCTCTCAAGACTCCCTCCTCAAGCTGGATGTTCCACCTGTCTGAGCTCTGCAGTTTTTCTCAGGTTTATTGTTGTGTCCTCCAGCTGACCTTGACTCTGTCCTCCTTTAGCATCCTGCCTCAGGGCAAGGCTCTCACTGTGCCTTCTATTGTACAGAAGCTCTATCTTTCGATGTAA
- the TPM1 gene encoding tropomyosin alpha-1 chain isoform X3 — translation MAGMSSLEAVRRKIRSLQEQADSAEERAGSLQRELDQERKLRETAEADVASLNRRIQLVEEELDRAQERLATALQKLEEAEKAADESERGMKVIESRAQKDEEKMEIQEIQLKEAKHIAEDADRKYEEVARKLVIIESDLERAEERAELSEGKCAELEEELKTVTNNLKSLEAQAEKYSQKEDKYEEEIKVLSDKLKEAETRAEFAERSVTKLEKSIDDLEEKVAHAKEENLSMHQMLDQTLLELNNM, via the exons ATGGCGGGTATGAGCTCTTTGGAGGCGGTGAGAAGGAAGATCAGAAGCCTGCAGGAGCAGGCTGACTCCGCGGAGGAGCGAGCGGGGAGCCTGCAGCGGGAACTGgaccaggagaggaaactgagggaaact GCTGAAGCTGATGTAGCTTCTTTGAACAGACGTATCCAGCTGGTTGAGGAAGAGTTGGACAGAGCTCAGGAGCGCTTGGCAACTGCCCTGCAGAAATTGGAGGAGGCTGAAAAGGCAGCAGATGAGAGTGAGAG AGGAATGAAGGTCATTGAAAGCAGAGCCCAGAAGgatgaggagaaaatggaaattcaGGAGATTCAACTTAAAGAGGCCAAGCACATTGCTGAGGATGCCGACCGCAAGTATGAAGAG GTGGCCCGGAAACTGGTCATCATTGAGAGTGACCTGGAGCGTGCAGAAGAGCGTGCTGAGCTCTCAGAAGG CAAATGTGCCGAGCTTGAAGAAGAGTTGAAAACTGTGACGAACAACCTGAAGTCACTGGAGGCTCAGGCTGAGAAG TACTCACAAAAGGAAGACAaatatgaagaggaaatcaaggtCCTTTCTGACAAACTGAAAGAG GCTGAGACTCGGGCTGAATTTGCTGAGAGGTCAGTAACCAAATTGGAAAAGAGCATTGATGACTTAGAAG AGAAAGTGGCACATGCCAAGGAAGAAAACCTTAGTATGCATCAGATGCTGGATCAGACTTTACTGGAGTTAAACAACATGTGA
- the TPM1 gene encoding tropomyosin alpha-1 chain isoform X5 produces MAGMSSLEAVRRKIRSLQEQADSAEERAGSLQRELDQERKLRETAEADVASLNRRIQLVEEELDRAQERLATALQKLEEAEKAADESERGMKVIESRAQKDEEKMEIQEIQLKEAKHIAEDADRKYEEVARKLVIIESDLERAEERAELSEGKCAELEEELKTVTNNLKSLEAQAEKYSQKEDKYEEEIKVLSDKLKEAETRAEFAERSVTKLEKSIDDLEDKFLCFTSLKTPSSSWMFHLSELCSFSQVYCCVLQLTLTLSSFSILPQGKALTVPSIVQKLYLSM; encoded by the exons ATGGCGGGTATGAGCTCTTTGGAGGCGGTGAGAAGGAAGATCAGAAGCCTGCAGGAGCAGGCTGACTCCGCGGAGGAGCGAGCGGGGAGCCTGCAGCGGGAACTGgaccaggagaggaaactgagggaaact GCTGAAGCTGATGTAGCTTCTTTGAACAGACGTATCCAGCTGGTTGAGGAAGAGTTGGACAGAGCTCAGGAGCGCTTGGCAACTGCCCTGCAGAAATTGGAGGAGGCTGAAAAGGCAGCAGATGAGAGTGAGAG AGGAATGAAGGTCATTGAAAGCAGAGCCCAGAAGgatgaggagaaaatggaaattcaGGAGATTCAACTTAAAGAGGCCAAGCACATTGCTGAGGATGCCGACCGCAAGTATGAAGAG GTGGCCCGGAAACTGGTCATCATTGAGAGTGACCTGGAGCGTGCAGAAGAGCGTGCTGAGCTCTCAGAAGG CAAATGTGCCGAGCTTGAAGAAGAGTTGAAAACTGTGACGAACAACCTGAAGTCACTGGAGGCTCAGGCTGAGAAG TACTCACAAAAGGAAGACAaatatgaagaggaaatcaaggtCCTTTCTGACAAACTGAAAGAG GCTGAGACTCGGGCTGAATTTGCTGAGAGGTCAGTAACCAAATTGGAAAAGAGCATTGATGACTTAGAAG ATAAATTTCTTTGCTTCACCTCTCTCAAGACTCCCTCCTCAAGCTGGATGTTCCACCTGTCTGAGCTCTGCAGTTTTTCTCAGGTTTATTGTTGTGTCCTCCAGCTGACCTTGACTCTGTCCTCCTTTAGCATCCTGCCTCAGGGCAAGGCTCTCACTGTGCCTTCTATTGTACAGAAGCTCTATCTTTCGATGTAA